GCTATGGGTATCAAGGTTGCCCTCTGCAAGTTTGACTGCCTTACCGATCATTACGCCCATGGTGAGGTGCTTGAAGCCTTCTTCAGCTGCAGCTTTTACTGTCTCTCCGATAAAATTCCCATAGTGAACAAATCCTTGAGAGGGTAGGTCAGGATAAAGGGCTCTAAGATACTTTTCGCTTTTCGCTCCTGAGTTGATAACAAGGCGGTCAAGTCCCATAGATTTAGCTACGCGTACTTCTGCTTTTATCGAATTGACAAATGCTTCTGATGAAAAAGGCTTGACTATTCCGGAGGTGCCTATGATGGAGATGCCTCCGATGATGCCAATTTTGGGATTGAAGGTTCGTTTGGCGAGTTCTGCTCCTGCAGGGACAGAGATGATGATGTCCACACCTATGGATGTGTCTTCGCAGTAAAGGTGACGGAGGCGAGTGATTTCACGTATCATCATCATGCGAGGGGTGGGGTTGATTGCTGGCTCTCCGATCTTCAATCCTAAGCCGGGAAGAGTCACCACCCCCACCCCTTTTCCTTGTAAAAAGCGAATATCGGAATGGGTGTCATTCAGAGCGACAGTTGAGCAGATGGCTGTACCGTTTGTGACATCGGGGTCATCCCCCGAGTATTTTTTTACCACACACGTTACTTTTTCTTCCGAAGAGATGTCTGTGGTTTCGATAGGTATGGTTATAGGTTCATCGTTTGGGAGAGATATGGTACATTCGCCAAGTATCTTTCCGGTAAGTAGTGTTGTCATTGCAGCCGTTGTTGCCGCTGTTGCGCACGAACCGGTTGTGTAGCCGATCTTCAAGTCATAGAAGAGCGGTAGTATCTCTTCGATGGATCGTCTGAGTCCATACTTGCCGTAGACGATAGAATGGGGAGGATAAGGTAAGGCTGGGCGACGTATCACCAAGACGGGGATCCCCATTTCGAGAGCTACATCGGTCTTGTCTGTAAACCCTCCGGCATCTCCACTCTCCTTGGTTATGATTGCCTGTGGTCGGATGCGTTGAAAGAGACTTCTGTCATCTCTTGTCTCATCATAGAAGAGGATACGCTCTCTGGGAAAAGAGGCTTTGTCTACTTCTTCGAGAGACTCAGGGCGTTTCATTATACGGAAATAAGTCTCTTCGTGTCGCTGCCAAAAGTCCTTTAGTGCTTTGATGGTATTGACTCCGGTAAGTGCCAATAGTCTTGTGATACCTTGTTTCTCCATATAACTTATGGCTTCAGTATAGGTGTCGAACCAGTGCATTTGGTCGTTACGTTCGGGAAACTTTCGTTCGATGCGCACGACCGGGATATCACATACATTGGCGGTCATTCCTATATTTCGATGTACATTCATCGCGAAAGGATGAGCAGCATCGATGATAAGTCCGATATCATTTTGTCTACAAAAGTCTGTCATCTCCATGGCATCGAAGCCCCCTGAAATTCTTATACCATGGACACAATCGATCTTTTGAGAGTCGCTCTTGGTAGAGTAATAATAGGGTTTGTTGGCTTCGTCACAAGTCTGTACTGCGATTCTGCCTTCGGTTGTGCCTCCGATGATGAGAATTTTTGGAGGTACGACTGATGTGTCGTGGGAGACA
This is a stretch of genomic DNA from Porphyromonas cangingivalis. It encodes these proteins:
- the cbiD gene encoding cobalt-precorrin-5B (C(1))-methyltransferase CbiD, with product MSNVSHDTSVVPPKILIIGGTTEGRIAVQTCDEANKPYYYSTKSDSQKIDCVHGIRISGGFDAMEMTDFCRQNDIGLIIDAAHPFAMNVHRNIGMTANVCDIPVVRIERKFPERNDQMHWFDTYTEAISYMEKQGITRLLALTGVNTIKALKDFWQRHEETYFRIMKRPESLEEVDKASFPRERILFYDETRDDRSLFQRIRPQAIITKESGDAGGFTDKTDVALEMGIPVLVIRRPALPYPPHSIVYGKYGLRRSIEEILPLFYDLKIGYTTGSCATAATTAAMTTLLTGKILGECTISLPNDEPITIPIETTDISSEEKVTCVVKKYSGDDPDVTNGTAICSTVALNDTHSDIRFLQGKGVGVVTLPGLGLKIGEPAINPTPRMMMIREITRLRHLYCEDTSIGVDIIISVPAGAELAKRTFNPKIGIIGGISIIGTSGIVKPFSSEAFVNSIKAEVRVAKSMGLDRLVINSGAKSEKYLRALYPDLPSQGFVHYGNFIGETVKAAAEEGFKHLTMGVMIGKAVKLAEGNLDTHSKKVVMNKDFIRSLAQEAGCTSNEIEAISKITLAREIWEIIPKYRTKDPQTTTPFYTLLAHKCYEVCAPLIPEGTITIFLITESGELIH